One part of the Candidatus Schekmanbacteria bacterium genome encodes these proteins:
- the ald gene encoding alanine dehydrogenase, whose amino-acid sequence MIVGIPKEIKDHEYRVGIVPSGVRTLAEAGIKVIVEKSAGIGSNIPDNEYEESGAEIVESAKEVYEKSDMIIKVKEPLEEEYDYLREDLILYTFLHLASSRSLTEELLKRKVTAIGYETIQLENGLLPLLTPMSEIAGKLSVQVGASFLEKERGGRGVLLGGVPGVLPGKVIIIGGGTAGINAAKIACGMGAEVTVLDIKQEKMAYIEDIFGSRIFTLISNSKNIEEKAAEADLLIGAVLIPGKKAPKIIPREVIKKMKEGSVFVDISVDQGGCAETTKPTTHSNPVFKEEGVIHYCVTNIPSAVACTSTYALTNVTLPYALKIAKEGFRNAVSNDKALAKGVNTYQGKLVCQAVAESFEMEFSPLNSLIQF is encoded by the coding sequence ATGATAGTTGGAATACCAAAGGAGATAAAAGATCATGAATACAGAGTGGGGATAGTGCCTTCAGGAGTCAGGACTCTTGCAGAAGCGGGAATAAAAGTTATCGTTGAAAAGTCAGCAGGTATAGGAAGCAACATTCCAGATAACGAGTATGAAGAATCAGGTGCAGAAATAGTTGAGAGTGCAAAGGAAGTCTATGAAAAATCCGATATGATAATAAAAGTAAAAGAGCCTCTTGAAGAGGAATATGATTACCTTCGAGAGGACTTGATTCTATATACATTCCTTCATCTCGCATCGAGCCGCTCACTAACAGAAGAGCTTCTAAAAAGAAAGGTAACAGCAATCGGCTATGAAACAATACAGCTTGAGAATGGACTGCTTCCCCTCCTTACTCCTATGAGTGAAATTGCAGGGAAGTTGTCCGTACAGGTGGGCGCATCCTTTCTCGAAAAGGAAAGAGGAGGCAGAGGTGTATTGTTAGGCGGCGTTCCCGGAGTCCTTCCGGGCAAAGTTATAATAATTGGAGGAGGCACAGCAGGCATAAATGCGGCAAAGATTGCCTGTGGTATGGGTGCAGAAGTTACAGTGCTCGATATAAAACAGGAAAAGATGGCATATATTGAAGATATCTTCGGCTCACGAATTTTTACTCTTATTTCAAATTCAAAAAACATAGAAGAGAAAGCCGCAGAAGCCGACCTTCTCATAGGCGCAGTCCTTATTCCCGGCAAAAAAGCCCCAAAAATCATTCCTCGCGAAGTAATAAAGAAGATGAAGGAAGGTTCGGTTTTCGTTGATATATCTGTTGACCAAGGAGGCTGTGCAGAAACAACCAAACCAACAACACATTCCAACCCTGTCTTCAAAGAAGAAGGCGTTATTCATTACTGCGTAACCAATATCCCTTCAGCCGTTGCCTGCACATCAACTTATGCCCTGACAAATGTTACCCTACCCTATGCATTGAAGATTGCAAAGGAGGGATTTAGAAATGCTGTCTCAAATGATAAAGCATTAGCAAAAGGGGTAAACACCTATCAAGGCAAACTTGTGTGTCAAGCCGTAGCTGAAAGTTTTGAAATGGAATTCTCGCCACTAAATTCGTTAATCCAATTTTAA
- a CDS encoding methyl-accepting chemotaxis protein: MKGNKRKKVLVDKVAQTKYAVAVVLYLIIYTVIISFLIYLPTITVLSEKTAPLEKKIEAANQFFFLEKRYLPVVLLVMIAMALHSVTITHKFFGPIFRFKEAARSIAEGKMAERVLRRKNDYLKDFEVEFNNMVNALNMRFLEISNLTLKNYKIIEELKNAKESEITKERISQKLEELKSNLEEVERLVIKKR, from the coding sequence ATGAAAGGAAATAAAAGGAAAAAGGTTTTAGTGGATAAAGTTGCGCAAACAAAGTATGCAGTAGCAGTGGTCCTTTATTTGATTATCTACACGGTAATAATTTCTTTTCTGATTTATCTGCCCACAATTACCGTTTTAAGTGAGAAGACTGCACCACTTGAAAAAAAAATTGAGGCAGCTAACCAATTTTTTTTCCTTGAAAAAAGGTATTTGCCTGTAGTTCTTCTTGTGATGATAGCAATGGCACTACATAGCGTAACAATTACCCATAAATTCTTCGGACCAATATTCAGATTCAAGGAGGCTGCAAGAAGCATTGCGGAGGGTAAAATGGCTGAAAGGGTATTGAGACGAAAAAATGATTACCTAAAAGATTTTGAAGTGGAATTCAATAATATGGTGAATGCTCTAAATATGCGATTTCTTGAAATATCAAACTTGACGCTGAAAAATTACAAGATAATTGAAGAATTAAAAAATGCAAAAGAATCTGAAATAACAAAAGAAAGGATTTCACAGAAACTTGAAGAGCTA